One stretch of Bordetella avium DNA includes these proteins:
- the kdpF gene encoding K(+)-transporting ATPase subunit F produces MNWLYLISGGVAALLCVYLLIALFKPEKF; encoded by the coding sequence ATGAACTGGCTTTACCTGATCAGTGGCGGCGTGGCGGCCCTGCTGTGCGTTTATCTGCTGATCGCACTATTCAAACCGGAGAAATTCTGA